Proteins from a single region of Catenulispora acidiphila DSM 44928:
- a CDS encoding cold-shock protein, which produces MTVGTVKWFKAEKGFGFIEQDDGGPDVFAHFSNISAEGFRELLEGQRVEFEIAQSPKGPHAENIRPI; this is translated from the coding sequence ATGACTGTTGGCACCGTGAAGTGGTTCAAAGCGGAAAAGGGTTTCGGTTTCATCGAGCAGGACGACGGCGGACCTGACGTGTTCGCCCACTTCTCGAACATCAGCGCCGAAGGCTTCCGCGAGCTGCTCGAGGGCCAGAGGGTCGAGTTCGAGATCGCGCAGAGCCCCAAGGGCCCGCATGCCGAGAACATCCGCCCGATCTGA
- a CDS encoding MerR family transcriptional regulator, whose protein sequence is MTGSTRSTPADRLDDDDYPAYTMGRAAEMIGATPAFLRALGEAKLIVPLRSDGGHRRYSRYQLRIAARARELVDAGTPVDAACRIIVLEDQLEEAQRLNAELQAGSGEAKPNAQA, encoded by the coding sequence ATGACAGGTAGTACCCGCTCCACCCCGGCCGACAGGCTGGACGATGACGACTATCCGGCCTACACGATGGGCCGGGCCGCCGAGATGATCGGCGCCACCCCCGCGTTCCTGCGGGCCTTGGGCGAGGCGAAACTGATCGTGCCGCTGCGCTCCGACGGCGGCCACCGCCGCTACTCCCGCTACCAACTGCGCATCGCCGCCCGCGCCCGCGAACTCGTCGATGCCGGAACCCCCGTCGACGCCGCCTGCCGCATCATCGTCCTGGAAGACCAGCTCGAAGAAGCCCAACGCCTCAACGCGGAGTTGCAAGCCGGGTCGGGCGAGGCGAAGCCGAACGCGCAGGCCTGA